AAGTGGGACGGACACTCGCTAACTGCACCTACAAGTAACAGCAGCCTAAACACCTTTGTGCAAGCTCAAAAGGAAGCTAAGCCAGATACAACGTCAAAATAAAATAAAAACTCTAAGAGCAAGTTTTACTTATTAAAGATTTACTCGCTGATTTAGTTGAGTACAATTTCCAAAATTTTTGCGTGTAAGATCGCACTTTTGGCACTTTTTGTAGTGTTTTAGTTAAGTATGGATGTTAGTTTCGTTTATGGCTAACATCTACTTAACAAACAATTAAACTGAGCGTGAGTATTAATAATTTATGTGAGGACACGGATAAAAATAGAGAAATATTTACAACCAATTATTATTTTTAATGTTTCAGCATTATTAACAATAAAGGTTAAATCTGTTCAAGCCAATCCAGTAGAGTGTTACCAATAAGCACTGCCTACTTTTGCTAAATTTTATATGGCTGATTTAGAATTTACAAATTCAACTTATATAGTATTGAATTTTAATTTGGCTTTCTAGTTGCATAGGCATAGTATTGCAACAAATTAAAATCGGAGAAGTTATTAGGCTGACTGTAAAGGTTTATAGTAATTGGGTAACTCTTTAATACTGGCACTACATCTAACTCAATGCCTTATAACCGCCAGCGTTACCCTGAAAATTGGGATGAAATAGCTTTATCTATAAAAGAACAAGCCCAGTGGCACTGCCGTAAGTGCAAGATGCAATGTATTCGTTAAGCGTGAGGATACTTCTGGTTTAAGCAAATCTGAACGTATGGCAAAGACTTTAACAGTACATCATGCTAACTACACCCCAGAAGATAACCATGCTGAAAACTTGATTCCCTTGTGTACTGCTTGTCATCTGAGTTATCACACTCGAAAAAAATCTAGTATTACCCCTGGTCAACTATCTTTGTTTAAAGAAATATTGTCATGAATAATAATCAGCTACCTTGGCAACAGGAAAACATAATTCGTCACAGTCAACGCTTATTGCAAAGTTTTCAGCATTGGACAGGACGCTCACTTATTGACTTATCTGGTTCTACTTTTGAGCAAGCACAAGGTTTATTTGAAGCTGATTTTGCCCTTGTTTCTCACGGAACAGAAGCCGATCCCATCTTTAACTATGCTAATCAAATAGCTTTAGAAGTTTGGCAGATGACATGGGATGATTTTACCCAGTTGCCTTCTCGTTTAAGTGCTG
Above is a genomic segment from Oculatellaceae cyanobacterium containing:
- a CDS encoding MEKHLA domain-containing protein: MNNNQLPWQQENIIRHSQRLLQSFQHWTGRSLIDLSGSTFEQAQGLFEADFALVSHGTEADPIFNYANQIALEVWQMTWDDFTQLPSRLSAEPVEQRERDRLLVETRNKGFSHYQGVRISRIGNRFFIKDGIIWNVLDEDHKICGQAAVFSDYTPV